In a single window of the Helicobacter felis ATCC 49179 genome:
- a CDS encoding alpha-2,3-sialyltransferase, which yields MPLKPLIIAGNGPSIKDLDYSLFPPDFDVFRCNQFYFEDKYYLGKEVKGVFFNAQVFDIQMKTARELSLRQEYYFEDLFCSTIAPFMNFGNCCTHAQDYLDKHYAGARNTYDLLQNLEPFYKLYTTHRNFHQQHFTTGVMMIVVAIALGYKEIYCAGLDFYLEGLGHFYHAKSPHFTIRPDSQHAKDLDIQGIKLAQQYAQLYALIPNSALSKILPLSPHKNALSQEKMQTLKLGEPKPEGYIDDVCIDPTDVPMRTTLRQTIQDAGITPDNLVYRGLKIILRYFVDLYRFVKGVLKLGSKAFWLLKEQSRGSRTTKKG from the coding sequence ATGCCGCTTAAGCCCCTCATCATCGCTGGCAATGGTCCTAGTATCAAAGACCTAGACTATAGCCTTTTTCCCCCCGATTTTGATGTCTTTAGATGCAACCAGTTTTATTTTGAGGATAAATACTATCTGGGCAAAGAAGTCAAGGGGGTGTTTTTTAACGCGCAAGTCTTTGATATACAGATGAAAACGGCTAGAGAATTAAGTTTGCGCCAAGAATATTATTTTGAAGATCTGTTTTGTTCGACCATTGCGCCTTTTATGAATTTTGGGAATTGCTGTACACACGCCCAAGATTACCTAGACAAGCATTATGCAGGGGCGCGCAACACTTACGATTTGCTACAAAATCTAGAGCCTTTTTATAAACTCTACACTACCCATCGTAATTTTCACCAACAACATTTCACCACTGGTGTGATGATGATTGTCGTAGCAATCGCCTTGGGCTACAAAGAAATCTATTGCGCTGGGTTAGATTTTTACCTAGAGGGATTGGGGCATTTTTACCATGCTAAAAGCCCGCACTTTACTATAAGACCAGATTCTCAACACGCAAAAGACCTTGATATTCAAGGCATTAAATTGGCCCAACAATATGCCCAACTTTACGCTCTAATTCCCAATAGCGCGCTTTCTAAAATATTGCCTTTAAGTCCGCATAAAAATGCCCTTTCTCAAGAAAAAATGCAAACTCTAAAATTAGGAGAGCCTAAGCCGGAGGGCTATATCGATGATGTTTGTATCGATCCCACCGATGTCCCTATGCGCACCACTTTGAGACAAACTATTCAAGATGCGGGTATCACTCCGGATAATCTTGTTTATAGGGGTTTGAAAATAATTTTGCGTTATTTTGTCGATTTATATCGCTTTGTGAAGGGCGTGTTAAAACTTGGATCTAAAGCTTTTTGGCTCTTAAAAGAGCAGAGTAGAGGTAGTAGAACTACAAAAAAAGGGTGA
- the typA gene encoding translational GTPase TypA, whose translation MQHIRNIAVIAHVDHGKTTLVDGLLTQSGTFGERDKLDERMMDSNDLEKERGITILSKNTAIHYKDTQINIIDTPGHADFGGEVERVLKMVDGVLLLVDAQEGVMPQTKFVVKKALSFGICPIVVVNKIDKPAADPDRVVNEVFDLFVAMEASDAQLDFPVVYAAAREGYAIKELGDEKKNLEPLFETILSHVPAPSGDSNNALQMQIFTLDYDNYVGKIGIARVFNGQIKKGDTVALYKSDGSKETGRITKLIGFLGLARMEIEQAQAGDIIAIAGFNAMDVGDSVVDPNNPMPLDPMHLEEPTMSVVFAINDSPLAGTEGKHVTANKLKDRLLKEMQTNIAMKCEEMGEGKFKVSGRGELQITILAENLRREGFEFSISRPEVIVKVQDGIKLEPFEHLVIDTPQDFSGAIIERLGRRKAEMKAMNPMNDGYSRLEFEIPARGLIGYRSEFLTDTKGEGVMNHSFLEFRPFSGSVESRKNGALVSMENGEATAFSLFNIQERGALFIDPQTKVYVGMVIGEHSRDNDLEVNPIKSKHLTNMRASGSDDAIKLTPPRRMALERALEWIEEDEILEVTPLNLRIRKKFLDPTARRRAKK comes from the coding sequence ATGCAACATATTAGAAACATCGCTGTCATTGCGCATGTCGATCATGGAAAAACGACCTTAGTCGATGGTTTGCTCACCCAGTCGGGCACTTTTGGCGAACGGGATAAGCTCGATGAACGCATGATGGATAGCAATGATTTAGAAAAAGAACGGGGCATTACCATTTTGTCCAAAAACACAGCCATCCATTATAAAGACACCCAAATTAATATTATTGACACTCCCGGGCACGCCGATTTTGGGGGCGAAGTAGAGCGGGTGTTAAAAATGGTCGATGGCGTGTTACTCTTAGTGGACGCTCAAGAGGGAGTGATGCCTCAGACTAAATTTGTAGTTAAAAAGGCTTTGAGCTTTGGTATTTGCCCCATTGTGGTGGTGAACAAGATCGACAAACCCGCTGCCGATCCAGATCGAGTGGTGAATGAAGTGTTTGATCTCTTTGTGGCGATGGAGGCAAGCGATGCCCAGTTAGATTTTCCGGTCGTTTATGCGGCCGCACGAGAGGGTTATGCGATCAAGGAATTGGGCGATGAGAAAAAGAATTTAGAACCCTTATTTGAAACCATTCTCTCCCATGTGCCTGCCCCCAGTGGAGATTCTAATAATGCGTTGCAAATGCAAATTTTTACTTTGGATTATGATAATTATGTGGGCAAAATTGGAATTGCTAGGGTGTTTAATGGGCAGATCAAAAAGGGAGATACAGTTGCTTTGTATAAAAGCGATGGGAGCAAGGAAACAGGCAGAATCACAAAACTGATCGGCTTTTTAGGCTTAGCGCGCATGGAAATCGAACAAGCGCAAGCGGGCGATATTATTGCTATTGCTGGCTTTAATGCCATGGATGTGGGCGATAGCGTAGTCGATCCTAATAATCCTATGCCCTTAGACCCCATGCACTTAGAAGAGCCCACCATGAGCGTGGTGTTTGCTATCAATGATTCCCCTCTAGCAGGCACAGAGGGTAAGCATGTTACGGCCAACAAGCTCAAAGATCGCCTGCTTAAAGAAATGCAAACCAATATCGCCATGAAATGCGAGGAAATGGGCGAGGGAAAATTTAAAGTGAGTGGGCGCGGAGAGTTGCAAATTACGATTTTGGCTGAGAATTTGCGCCGTGAGGGCTTTGAATTTAGTATTTCGCGCCCTGAGGTGATCGTTAAAGTGCAAGATGGGATCAAATTAGAGCCCTTTGAGCATCTGGTGATCGACACCCCTCAAGATTTTAGTGGGGCGATCATTGAGCGGCTCGGGCGGCGCAAGGCGGAGATGAAAGCGATGAATCCGATGAATGATGGCTACAGCCGTTTAGAATTTGAGATTCCAGCTAGGGGGCTGATTGGCTATCGCTCTGAGTTTTTGACAGACACTAAGGGCGAGGGCGTGATGAATCATTCCTTTTTAGAATTTCGTCCCTTTAGTGGGAGTGTGGAGTCACGCAAAAACGGCGCGCTAGTAAGTATGGAAAATGGAGAAGCTACGGCTTTTTCTCTATTTAATATCCAAGAGAGAGGCGCGCTGTTTATCGACCCCCAGACTAAAGTTTATGTAGGCATGGTGATTGGTGAGCACAGCCGGGACAATGATTTAGAAGTCAATCCCATTAAATCTAAACATCTAACCAATATGCGCGCGAGTGGGAGCGATGATGCGATCAAGCTCACGCCTCCAAGACGCATGGCTTTAGAG